The Sesamum indicum cultivar Zhongzhi No. 13 linkage group LG6, S_indicum_v1.0, whole genome shotgun sequence genome has a segment encoding these proteins:
- the LOC105164342 gene encoding uncharacterized protein LOC105164342 isoform X1 — protein sequence MDYNDNDYEGQNLHLAGEESSKISSVLRPFALPKFDFDDSLHGHLRFDSLVENEVFLGIPSQEDNQWIEDFSRGGNGIEFSSSAAESCALPRHINVWSEATSSESVEMLLKAVGQEEMVPGENMIEESDPGDQLGSSTRQMENDSRQDDKIDDAGHGNPSLSPAEVEGDSSRSNQNAGVEGDQTEYTLQVQETNFAYGVCVGAKDSSLTVTTENLGIDMKSTSANQEETCAVMNESLPNQVLENLPVPGTEIESTESSSQKISVSVMNDQDRISNISFASSGCITKGLSDSADEQEEGCNIDDDRLNGVAVVETDNTMRQCSHELPSIIESSKEEHAVEILIGESSSMPGKGESVSEDDVVCNEVAFVAEPADGGQQGSEAFSSGIEIKQLSGDHSTLFETPSVSLQGEANEGLGIEGSTVVTPAIYGNTELEEVPVVQQSDEHKGLADNKDICTGSNSSLEAPHGTSEPSMLHEVLDDHSEMDGESSINQAGFPSNLTGSAFASEFCGDKSVIDDMSDAGDTAVVQKENVKIGDHVATTSIDGRTQKFTEESIPIQVDAHVNDLDASACEKEDPLKLSDMVCDEIEKEVGSTSPGEGDKVEKSTGSQPNSSAVAYPVLDTEGEDTKLTSSYVEGDELVGCHEHDPCSCDSGHRDQSKETETETPIQPCSSVPKEPSESTELSPAIEIETRELHSAAGETKTSHQSISLVETSDVAMANEAGEELNEKMEHSVNDLIRQDDVAEAVPTEKPMEAETERNGGMSSLTVSVMSCTAETDKSDKPADPGASCTDVSQTETKKQTSPNRNNVEDTGEVMPTTEVSGVNAPSKEEGTFTFDIRPLEDQSTGDPGKGLQSFPRIQACKLSLTGEGSPSTSGSSQTDPRIMKEISHVSSLTPGVCSPSGSLGGPSQRKTRRGSTKPGKGNARKGNQVKETTPLKQTEKGDKSSQFLSPPGAGQLVTFESVVKPRGTVSIPTSSLPDLNTSAPLSGFFQQPFTDLQQVQLRAQIFVYGSLIQGAAPDEACMVSAFGMCDGGRSIWEPSWRACVERFHGQKSQGNNTETPVPSRSDAGAKAPDQTNRQAFPQSEVLSSIAGRASNKPIPSPVVNPVIPLSSPLWSISTPSGEALPTSSVGRTAVFDYQAVSPLNPYQTPPIRNYMPHSTWPSQAPFPVPWLASSQSSPFDISSNYPTFPITEPVKLTPVKESLLPLTSGTKHVSPIPSTHTGATTMFAGASSLDLKKGKVSAAPTADTKTRKRKKSSGVDDVLQISVTASPVDTVSAPVVANQMSKKAPAVENLGQISLMSRNQADSMSKPVVSSHYSTSVAVTTPSSFVPKGATNPFLSMVSPSISSDHPKRGDLSMDKRALNVDGFSKVEEAKLQAQEAAAHAAAAISQCEGVWSQLDQQKNSGLTLDAESKLASAAAAVAAAASVAKAAAAAAKVALSAAVQAKQMADEAVSKSGTVNTTDYDASSVSNSMNNLANASAVSILKGGDRSNAPSLAISAAREAARKRVEAASAATKHAENLDAIVKAAELAAEAVSHAGKIVAMGDPFSLGELAEAGPSNYWKVLQVATVPGSQPDHMNKNKSIHSNAGEVHNALNQHKGPDKGMHLTGHVVSPIQREVSRNMLADNVTVEGNLIDSVKHGESASTLHKDKKVSDSAKSAGVVSDPDIESRSNSFTITSIKEGSLVEVLKDRGDLKKAWFSANVLSLKDGEALVCYRELQSDEGSEKLKEWISVEPEDGNAPKIRIPHPMTAGQFEGTRKRRRAAVKDYSWSVGDKVDAYVEDSWYEGIVAEKNDKDPTTLSVHFPAKGETSLVKVWHLRPTLIWSDGQWVEWCRLGEDCTSQGDTPVEKRAKLGSTNIEIKAKGKMGKTIDFVETGINEEIRLPLAANEKVFSIGSTKEENKPNTVKTMRSDRKEGSRVVFGVPKPGKKRKFMEVSKHYVSDRNPKINAPNDSAKLAKFLPQGSGARGFKSNSKVDLKEKQVPESKPRSLKSGKLPSIPSRTLAQKDDLTSSRPNARDASVSDHVAKGSISNDENESGEQNVAEYVSVSNVEEISGGSVVFSSQALPPENRKKAATRNAKSELPNQGKLAPASGKLAKIEANDKLNSEVAEPRRSNRRIQPTSRLLEGLQSSLIISKIPSSHDKSHRSQNKGTARGNK from the exons ATGGATTATAATGACAATGACTATGAAGGCCAGAATCTTCACTTAGCTGGTGAAGAGAGCTCTAAAATTTCTTCTGTTTTGCGACCATTTGCTCTTCCCAAGTTTGATTTTGATGACAGTCTCCACGGGCATCTGAGATTTGATAGTTTAGTTGAAAACGAAGTTTTTCTTGGTATTCCGAGTCAGGAAGACAATCAGTGGATTGAGGACTTTTCTCGAGGAGGAAATGGAATAGAGTTCAGTTCCAGTGCAGCAGAATCTTGTGCTTTGCCAAGGCATATCAATGTCTGGTCTGAGGCAACATCATCTGAATCTGTTGAAATGTTATTGAAGGCTGTTGGGCAGGAAGAAATGGTCCCAGGTGAAAATATGATTGAGGAATCAGATCCAGGTGATCAGCTTGGCAGCTCAACGAGACAAATGGAGAACGACTCGAGGCAGgatgataaaattgatgatGCTGGCCATGGAAATCCTTCATTGTCCCCTGCTGAAGTTGAGGGAGATTCTTCTAGGTCAAATCAGAATGCAGGAGTTGAAGGCGATCAGACTGAATATACTCTACAGGTTCAAGAGACAAATTTTGCTTATGGAGTATGCGTCGGTGCCAAAGATAGTAGTTTAACTGTGACCACTGAGAATTTGGGTATTGACATGAAAAGCACCAGTGCTAATCAAGAGGAAACTTGTGCCGTCATGAATGAATCTCTGCCCAATCAAGTGCTAGAAAACTTACCTGTTCCTGGCACAGAGATTGAAAGTACCGAGAGCTCTTCTCAGAAAATTTCTGTTAGTGTTATGAATGATCAGGATAGAATTAGTAATATCAGTTTTGCAAGTTCGGGTTGTATAACAAAAGGTTTGTCTGATTCAGCTGACGAGCAGGAGGAAGGCTGTAATATAGATGATGATAGATTGAATGGAGTTGCTGTTGTTGAAACGGATAATACAATGAGGCAATGTTCTCATGAACTTCCTTCGATAATTGAATCCTCAAAAGAGGAGCATGCAGTTGAAATTCTTATTGGAGAATCTTCTAGCATGCCGGGGAAGGGAGAATCTGTATCTGAAGATGATGTTGTATGCAATGAGGTTGCATTTGTTGCTGAACCTGCAGATGGCGGTCAACAGGGATCTGAGGCTTTCTCTTCAGGCATAGAGATCAAGCAGCTGTCTGGAGATCATAGCACTTTGTTTGAGACCCCATCTGTCTCCCTTCAAGGAGAAGCTAATGAGGGGCTTGGAATAGAAGGCAGTACTGTTGTCACCCCTGCAATCTATGGCAATACTGAACTCGAGGAGGTTCCTGTTGTTCAACAATCGGATGAGCACAAGGGCCTTGCTGATAATAAAGATATTTGTACTGGAAGTAACAGCTCTCTTGAGGCTCCACATGGCACTTCCGAGCCTTCTATGTTACATGAGGTACTAGATGATCATTCTGAAATGGATGGGGAAAGCAGCATTAATCAGGCAGGTTTTCCCAGTAACTTGACAGGTTCTGCCTTTGCCAGTGAATTTTGTGGGGATAAATCAGTGATTGATGATATGAGTGATGCCGGAGATACTGCTGTGGTGCAGAAAGAGAATGTGAAGATTGGGGATCATGTTGCCACTACCTCGATAGATGGGAGGACACAGAAGTTCACTGAAGAAAGTATCCCTATCCAGGTGGATGCTCATGTAAATGACCTTGATGCTTCTGCATGTGAAAAGGAGGACCCCCTTAAATTAAGTGATATGGTCTGTGATGAGATTGAAAAAGAAGTAGGATCTACTTCTCCAGGTGAGGGAGATAAAGTTGAGAAAAGTACTGGATCACAACCTAACAGTTCTGCTGTAGCTTATCCAG TATTGGATACTGAGGGTGAAGATACAAAGTTGACATCATCATATGTTGAAGGTGATGAGCTTGTTGGCTGTCATGAGCATGACCCATGTTCATGTGACTCCGGGCACAGGGATCAGAGTAAAGAAACTGAAACTGAAACCCCTATACAACCATGTAGTTCAGTTCCAAAGGAGCCCTCGGAGTCAACTGAGCTTTCCCCTGCTATTGAAATTGAGACCCGTGAACTGCATTCTGCTGCAGGGGAAACAAAGACAAGTCATCAGTCTATTTCCTTGGTAGAGACTTCCGATGTTGCCATGGCTAATGAAGCCGGTGAGGAGTTGAATGAAAAGATGGAACATTCTGTCAATGACTTGATAAGGCAAGATGATGTTGCTGAAGCTGTACCTACTGAAAAACCAATGGAAGCAGAAACCGAAAGAAATGGTGGAATGAGTTCTTTAACAGTGTCAG TTATGAGCTGTACTGCAGAAACTGATAAATCTGACAAGCCTGCTGACCCTGGAGCTAGTTGTACTGATGTTTCACAAACTGAAACGAAAAAGCAAACTTCTCCTAATAGAAACAATGTTGAAGATACTGGAGAAGTTATGCCAACAACTGAGGTTTCAGGAGTAAATGCTCCATCTAAAGAAGAGGGCACCTTTACCTTTGACATTAGGCCTTTGGAAGATCAGTCTACAGGGGATCCTGGCAAGGGTTTGCAATCATTTCCCAGAATTCAAGCTTGCAAACTGTCTTTG ACTGGTGAAGGATCCCCTTCAACATCTGGTAGCAGCCAGACAGATCCGAGGATAATGAAGGAAATTTCTCATGTTAGTTCTCTAACCCCTGGTGTTTGTTCCCCATCTGGAAGTCTTGGAGGACCCTCTCAGCGCAAAACAAGACGTGGCAGCACAAAGCCTGGGAAAGGAAATGCAAGAAAAGGGAATCAAGTGAAAGAAACAACTCCTCTGAAGCAGACTGAGAAGGGGGATAAATCATCTCAGTTTTTGAGTCCACCAGGGGCCGGTCAACTCGTGACATTTGAAAGTGTTGTCAAGCCAAGGGGGACTGTCTCTATTCCTACCTCCAGCTTGCCTGATCTTAATACTTCTGCTCCATTATCTGGATTCTTTCAGCAGCCTTTTACAGATTTACAACAAGTGCAACTGCGAGCACAAATCTTTGTTTATGGATCTCTTAT ACAAGGAGCAGCACCTGATGAGGCGTGTATGGTGTCAGCCTTTGGTATGTGTG ATGGAGGTAGGAGCATTTGGGAGCCTTCTTGGCGTGCTTGCGTAGAAAGGTTTCATGGTCAGAAATCCCAAGGCAATAACACTGAAACACCTGTACCCTCACGTTCAG ATGCAGGTGCCAAAGCTCCAGATCAGACCAACAGACAAGCCTTCCCTCAAAGTGAAGTTCTTTCCTCCATAGCTGGGCGAGCAAGCAACAAGCCCATCCCTTCTCCTGTTGTCAATCCTGTGATCCCTCTCTCTTCCCCCTTGTGGAGTATATCTACTCCATCTGGTGAAGCTTTGCCAACCAGCAGCGTGGGCAGAACTGCTGTTTTTGATTATCAGGCCGTTTCTCCTTTGAATCCTTATCAGACTCCACCTATACGGAATTACATGCCGCATAGCACTTGGCCATCGCAGGCTCCCTTCCCAGTACCCTGGCTTGCCTCTTCACAAAGTTCTCCCTTTGATATCAGTAGTAATTATCCCACATTTCCAATCACAGAACCAGTAAAATTGACCCCAGTCAAAGAATCATTGTTGCCTCTTACCTCTGGCACAAAGCATGTATCTCCCATTCCTTCAACTCATACTGGGGCCACTACAATGTTTGCTGGGGCTTCTTCACTTGATCTGAAAAAAGGCAAAGTATCAGCTGCACCTACTGCTGATACAAAAactagaaagagaaagaagtcTTCTGGTGTGGATGATGTTTTACAGATTTCTGTGACTGCTTCTCCAGTTGATACCGTCTCTGCTCCCGTAGTAGCTAATCAGATGTCAAAGAAGGCTCCTGCAGTTGAAAATCTTGGTCAAATCTCTTTGATGAGTCGGAATCAGGCAGATTCAATGTCTAAACCTGTTGTTAGTAGTCATTATTCGACATCGGTTGCTGTCACGACCCCTTCTAGCTTTGTGCCAAAAGGTGCGACTAACCCATTTTTATCCATGGTCTCTCCATCAATTTCTAGTGATCACCCCAAAAGAGGTGATTTAAGTATGGATAAGAGGGCACTAAATGTTGATGGTTTTAGCAAAGTGGAGGAGGCTAAGTTGCAAGCACAGGAGGCTGCTGCTCATGCTGCTGCCGCCATCAGTCAATGTGAAGGTGTGTGGAGCCAGTTGGATCAGCAAAAAAATTCTGGCTTGACATTGGATGCTGAATCTAAATTAGCATCCGCCGCTGCTGCTGtagctgctgctgcttctgTTGCAAAGGCAGCAGCTGCAGCTGCTAAGGTTGCATTAAGTGCAGCGGTGCAAGCAAAACAAATGGCGGATGAAGCAGTGAGTAAGTCTGGAACTGTGAACACCACTGATTATGATGCAAGCTCGGTTTCTAATTCCATGAACAACTTGGCGAATGCTTCAGCTGTGTCCATTTTAAAGGGTGGGGATCGGAGTAATGCTCCCAGTTTAGCAATATCTGCTGCTAGAGAGGCTGCTAGGAAAAGAGTTGAGGCTGCTTCAGCTGCCACGAAGCATGCTGAAAATCTTGATGCGATTGTAAAGGCAGCAGAATTGGCTGCAGAAGCGGTTTCACATGCTGGAAAAATTGTTGCCATGGGTGACCCTTTCTCTTTGGGTGAACTAGCAGAAGCCGGCCCGAGTAATTATTGGAAAGTCCTGCAGGTGGCTACTGTACCTGGTTCACAACCAGATcacatgaataaaaataagtcTATCCATAGCAATGCAGGAGAGGTGCATAATGCTTTGAACCAGCATAAGGGACCTGATAAGGGCATGCACCTTACAGGACACGTTGTGTCTCCTATTCAAAGGGAGGTGTCCAGAAATATGTTGGCTGATAATGTTACAGTGGAGGGTAATCTTATAGATTCTGTCAAGCATGGGGAGAGCGCTTCTACACTTCATAAGGACAAAAAAGTATCTGACTCAGCTAAGTCTGCTGGTGTTGTTTCTGACCCCGACATTGAATCAAGATCAAACTCCTTTACCATAACAAGCATAAAGGAGGGTTCCCTTGTTGAG GTTCTTAAAGATCGTGGTGATTTGAAGAAGGCCTGGTTCTCAGCCAATGTGTTGAGTTTGAAGGACGGCGAAGCTCTTGTTTGTTATAGGGAATTACAATCTGATGAAG GGTCTGAGAAGCTCAAGGAGTGGATATCAGTTGAACCCGAAGACGGCAATGCTCCGAAGATTCGAATTCCCCATCCTATGACTGCTGGACAGTTTGAAGGAACAAGGAAGAGACGTCGAGCTGCTGTCAAGGATTATAGTTGGTCTGTTGGAGACAAAGTTGATGCCTATGTGGAAGATAG CTGGTATGAAGGCATTGTTGCAGAAAAGAATGACAAAGACCCAACTACTTTAAGTGTCCATTTTCCAG CCAAAGGAGAGACATCATTGGTCAAAGTGTGGCATCTACGGCCAACTTTAATTTGGAGTGATGGCCAATGGGTTGAATGGTGCAGACTAGGGGAGGATTGCACTTCTCAG GGAGATACACCAGTGGAGAAGCGAGCAAAGCTGGGAAGCACCAATATTGAGATAAAAGCGAAGGGCAAGATGGGCAAAACCATTGATTTTGTAGAAACAGggataaatgaagaaataagaTTGCCTTTGGCTGCTAATGAAAAAGTTTTTAGTATCGGTAGTACGAAGGAGGAGAATAAGCCGAACACGGTCAAGACGATGAGGTCTGATAGGAAAGAAGGATCAAGAGTTGTGTTTGGTGTCCCTAAGCCtgggaagaaaagaaaattcatggAAGTAAGCAAGCATTACGTTTCTGATAGGAACCCCAAGATTAATGCACCTAATGATTCAGCAAAATTAGCTAAATTTTTGCCTCAAGGATCAGGGGCTCGGGGATTCAAAAGTAATTCCAAGGTTGATTTGAAGGAGAAACAAGTACCAGAGTCTAAACCGAGATCTCTAAAGTCTGGGAAACTGCCAAGCATCCCAAGTAGAACTTTAGCACAGAAAGATGACTTAACCTCTTCGCGGCCTAATGCACGTGATGCATCTGTATCAGATCATGTAGCAAAGGGCTCTATTAgcaatgatgaaaatgaatcAGGTGAGCAAAACGTTGCTGAGTATGTATCTGTTTCTAATGTTGAAGAGATCTCTGGTGGCAGTGTGGTATTTTCTTCTCAAGCTCTTCCACCAGAAAATCGCAAGAAAGCAGCAACAAGGAATGCTAAATCTGAGCTGCCCAACCAAGGGAAACTTGCACCTGCAAGTGGAAAATTGGCAAAAATTGAAgcaaatgataaattaaattctgaAGTTGCCGAACCCCGCCGATCAAATCGCCGTATCCAGCCAACGTCAAGg CTACTGGAAGGGCTGCAAAGTTCACTGATAATCTCAAAAATTCCATCCTCGCATGACAAAAGCCACAGGAGTCAGAATAAAGGCACCGCCAGAG GGAACAAATAA